In Leishmania braziliensis MHOM/BR/75/M2904 complete genome, chromosome 29, a genomic segment contains:
- a CDS encoding alpha tubulin, with the protein MVVLRLALGPPCWRSGKKAITIQFWSLKLSALCTQSEPPDAQVVCPDGVFALRWCAKLDLTDSQTNLVPYPRIHFVLTSYAPVVFAEKAYHEQLSVADITNSVFEPAGMLTKCDPRHGKYMSCCLMYRGDVVPKDVNAAIATIKTKRTIQFVDWCPTGFKCGINYQPPTVVPGGDLAKVQRAVCMIANSTAIAEVFARIDHKFDLMYSKRAFVHWYVGEGMEEGEFSEAREDLAALEKDYEEVGAESADDAGEEDVEEY; encoded by the coding sequence ATGGTGGTTTTGAGACTCGCGTTGGGGCCACCATGTTGGAGAAGCGGAAAAAAGGCCATTACAATTCAATTTTGGTCCCTGAAATTGAGCGCCCTTTGTACACAAAGTGAACCGCCTGATGCCCAGGTGGTGTGTCCCGACGGGGTTTTTGCGCTTCGATGGTGCGCGAAACTGGACCTGACGGATTCCCAGACGAACCTTGTGCCGTACCCGCGCATCCATTTTGTGCTGACGAGCTACGCACCGGTGGTGTTTGCGGAGAAGGCGTACCACGAGCAGCTGTCCGTTGCTGACATCACGAACTCGGTCTTTGAGCCGGCTGGCATGCTGACCAAGTGCGATCCTCGCCACGGCAAGTACATGTCGTGCTGCCTCATGTACCGCGGCGATGTCGTGCCGAAGGATGTCAACGCCGCGATTGCGACGATCAAGACCAAGCGCACCATCCAGTTTGTGGACTGGTGCCCGACTGGCTTCAAGTGCGGCATCAACTACCAGCCGCCGACCGTTGTGCCCGGCGGCGACCTGGCGAAGGTGCAGCGTGCCGTGTGCATGATTGCGAACTCGACCGCGATCGCTGAGGTGTTTGCGCGGATCGACCACAAGTTCGACCTGATGTACAGCAAGCGCGCGTTCGTGCACTGGTACGTTGGCGAGGGcatggaggagggcgagtTCTCCGAGGCGCGCGAGGATCTtgctgcgctggagaaggactACGAGGAGGTTGGCGCCGAGTCCGCCGACGACgcgggcgaggaggacgtcgAGGAGTACTAG